A genomic region of Nostoc sp. UHCC 0702 contains the following coding sequences:
- a CDS encoding Uma2 family endonuclease, with amino-acid sequence MLIQLTPAEQRTVLHNISWETFEALLRDTGEDRGSRFAYDCGTLEIMTPLFEHENPKIQIERFILVLAEELDIQIISAGSTTLKRKLAKRGIEPDACYYIQNELAIRGKETLDLETDPPPDLAIEIDITNSSVNKFGIYSALDVPELWRYNGEDLKFYHLVEGQYLECEFSVAFPLVSVNEIKRFIQQSKNMGEIALLKSFRYWVRKKEENLDVDYYCSY; translated from the coding sequence ATGCTTATACAGTTAACACCAGCCGAACAAAGAACAGTGCTACATAACATTAGCTGGGAAACCTTTGAGGCTTTGCTGAGAGATACAGGTGAGGATAGAGGTTCTCGGTTTGCTTATGACTGTGGCACTTTAGAAATAATGACACCACTTTTTGAACATGAAAACCCCAAAATTCAAATTGAACGATTTATTTTAGTTTTAGCTGAAGAATTAGATATTCAAATTATAAGTGCTGGTTCCACAACATTAAAGCGTAAATTAGCTAAACGGGGAATAGAACCAGATGCTTGTTACTATATCCAAAATGAACTAGCTATCAGAGGTAAAGAAACTTTAGATTTAGAAACTGACCCGCCGCCTGATTTAGCAATTGAAATTGACATTACCAACAGTTCAGTTAACAAATTTGGGATTTATTCAGCGTTGGATGTACCTGAACTTTGGAGATATAACGGAGAAGATTTAAAATTTTACCACTTAGTAGAAGGGCAATATCTTGAATGTGAGTTTAGTGTTGCTTTTCCTTTAGTTTCGGTAAATGAAATTAAGAGATTTATTCAGCAGAGCAAAAACATGGGTGAAATTGCTTTATTGAAATCATTTCGTTATTGGGTGAGGAAAAAAGAGGAGAATTTAGATGTTGATTATTACTGTAGCTATTAA
- a CDS encoding high light inducible protein, whose protein sequence is MSELKVSKSIVSNDRKGVRFGFTPESESWNGRFAMIGFISIILIEAFSGQGFLHFWGIL, encoded by the coding sequence ATGTCAGAATTGAAAGTTTCTAAGTCTATTGTTTCTAATGATCGTAAGGGTGTACGTTTTGGGTTCACTCCTGAGAGTGAAAGTTGGAACGGTCGCTTTGCAATGATTGGCTTTATCTCAATTATTTTGATTGAAGCTTTTTCTGGGCAAGGATTCCTCCATTTCTGGGGTATCTTGTGA
- a CDS encoding 30S ribosomal protein S21 gives MAQILVDNNEGIESALRRFKRKVSQAGIFPDMKKHRHFETPEQKRKRKEVARHRQSKKNFRK, from the coding sequence ATGGCCCAAATACTAGTAGACAATAATGAAGGAATTGAATCAGCCTTGCGTCGTTTTAAGCGAAAAGTTTCTCAGGCAGGTATTTTTCCAGATATGAAGAAGCATCGTCATTTTGAAACACCAGAGCAAAAACGCAAACGCAAGGAAGTTGCGAGGCACAGACAGAGTAAGAAAAATTTTCGCAAGTGA
- a CDS encoding RNA-binding protein, giving the protein MSLYVGNLSYEVTQETLKAVFAEYGSIKQVSLPTDRETGRVRGFAFVEMGSDAEEASAIEALDGAEWMGRNLKVNKARPREDRRSFGGNQSNYGVQNRY; this is encoded by the coding sequence ATGTCACTTTACGTAGGTAACCTCTCTTATGAAGTTACACAAGAGACTCTAAAAGCCGTTTTTGCAGAATATGGTTCTATAAAGCAGGTTTCGCTACCTACTGACCGTGAAACAGGTCGTGTGCGTGGCTTTGCTTTTGTAGAAATGGGTTCAGATGCTGAAGAAGCATCTGCTATCGAGGCTCTTGATGGTGCTGAGTGGATGGGACGTAACCTGAAAGTGAACAAAGCTAGACCCAGAGAAGACAGACGTTCGTTTGGTGGGAACCAAAGCAACTATGGTGTTCAGAACCGATACTAA
- a CDS encoding RNA-binding protein: protein MSVYIGNLSHEIEDEDIRQVFLKYGSIRRILVSTNQKNGAKRGFAVVEMETDTEEVAAIHALRGIEWMGYSLKVNRAKTIADVA from the coding sequence ATGTCAGTTTATATTGGTAATCTATCCCATGAAATTGAAGATGAGGACATCAGACAGGTGTTTTTAAAATATGGATCTATTAGAAGAATTCTAGTCTCTACAAACCAAAAAAATGGTGCAAAGAGGGGATTTGCAGTTGTAGAAATGGAAACAGATACCGAAGAGGTAGCAGCAATTCATGCATTAAGAGGTATTGAATGGATGGGTTATAGCCTCAAAGTTAATAGAGCTAAGACCATAGCAGATGTAGCTTAG